A window of Amycolatopsis australiensis contains these coding sequences:
- a CDS encoding DUF6541 family protein: MLTEGLRLLVGVLVVFVPGTAVLLAFGVRERLWLAGLSAPLTTGFVLLVSLVTGSTGLRYGLLSVTVSLVVVVAAAVLVRFLLRRRRVVVQPAEDPDLRAVAGRTGTWVQLAGLAIGVVGVLLGVRTWHTGLGSWRTPTQEHDTVTHAVLTAFTHFTGQAAPWQVLPVDVVHDTAVQFYPPGFTNLAALLTDVFGDTMLALNLVTVVFSVVVLPLSAAALTAAVLRHARLGRGWVELGAGVAALVAVQLYRPGIAFAHDGGVLPNAAAMALAPGLTAVTLVIGRRHWGRAVLVGIALAGSINVHPSALTTAALTTVAAMVGLLFTRRGRTAFVGALLPLVLAGVVTVVAALPDVFALLRLSGGTVVDAPATIPPQSLGTAVGVVVRLPYSGYFDLTGTMGQVVLGVLGLVGAVVAIVSRRCWPLVTAWAFWVAVIVSFHVSPNTGFGAAVARYYYRAAGRVDTHIYLMIPVLAGALFALVGLALAAQRLRIPVPLRTRPVFAAALAVVVLAALTVTTFRGYMNTGARSLSQRYATPEFVRYDASDDAAAAWLHEHVAPGETILNNANDGSTLLYVDYDLPILNIVPDGHSPITDNVTLLAMFNSFPENPAVQDILRRKNVKWVYADSQAPTVGTDGNHWTGQRSFSLAPGLERLNGLPGLTKVFSRGTVSVYHLDLPPRNPPQG, encoded by the coding sequence ATGCTGACCGAAGGCCTCCGGCTTCTTGTCGGCGTACTGGTGGTGTTCGTCCCCGGTACCGCCGTGCTGCTCGCCTTCGGCGTCCGGGAACGGCTCTGGCTGGCCGGCCTCAGCGCCCCGCTCACCACCGGCTTCGTCCTGCTCGTTTCGCTCGTCACCGGGAGCACCGGGCTGCGCTACGGTCTGCTCTCGGTCACCGTGTCCCTCGTGGTGGTGGTCGCCGCCGCCGTGCTCGTGCGGTTCCTCCTGCGGCGCCGGCGCGTGGTCGTGCAGCCCGCAGAAGACCCCGATCTGCGCGCGGTCGCCGGGCGGACCGGCACCTGGGTGCAGCTGGCCGGGCTGGCCATCGGTGTCGTCGGGGTGCTGCTCGGCGTCCGGACCTGGCACACCGGCCTGGGTTCGTGGCGCACCCCGACCCAGGAGCACGACACCGTCACCCACGCCGTCCTGACCGCGTTCACGCACTTCACAGGCCAGGCGGCGCCGTGGCAGGTGCTGCCCGTGGACGTCGTGCACGACACCGCGGTGCAGTTCTACCCGCCGGGCTTCACCAATCTCGCGGCCCTGCTCACCGACGTCTTCGGCGACACCATGCTGGCGCTGAACCTGGTCACGGTCGTGTTCTCGGTCGTCGTCCTCCCGCTTTCGGCCGCCGCGCTGACCGCGGCGGTGCTGCGGCACGCGCGGCTCGGCCGCGGCTGGGTCGAGCTCGGCGCCGGCGTCGCCGCGCTGGTCGCCGTGCAGTTGTACCGGCCGGGCATCGCCTTCGCCCACGACGGCGGTGTCCTGCCCAACGCGGCCGCGATGGCGCTCGCCCCCGGCCTGACCGCGGTGACGCTGGTGATCGGCCGCCGCCACTGGGGCCGCGCGGTGCTCGTGGGCATCGCCCTCGCCGGCTCGATCAACGTGCACCCGAGCGCGCTGACGACCGCGGCCCTCACCACGGTCGCGGCCATGGTCGGCCTGCTGTTCACCCGGCGGGGCCGGACGGCGTTCGTCGGCGCGCTGCTGCCACTGGTGCTGGCCGGGGTGGTCACCGTCGTGGCCGCCCTGCCGGACGTGTTCGCCCTGCTGCGGCTCAGCGGCGGCACGGTCGTCGACGCGCCGGCCACCATCCCGCCCCAGTCACTGGGCACGGCGGTGGGCGTGGTCGTGCGGCTGCCCTACAGCGGCTACTTCGACCTCACGGGCACGATGGGCCAGGTCGTGCTCGGCGTGCTCGGGCTCGTGGGCGCCGTCGTCGCGATCGTGTCGCGCCGGTGCTGGCCGCTGGTGACGGCGTGGGCCTTCTGGGTCGCCGTGATCGTCAGCTTCCACGTCTCGCCCAACACGGGCTTCGGCGCGGCCGTCGCGCGGTACTACTACCGGGCGGCCGGGCGGGTCGACACGCACATCTACCTCATGATCCCGGTGCTGGCCGGCGCCCTGTTCGCGCTGGTCGGGCTCGCGCTGGCGGCACAGCGCCTGCGCATCCCGGTCCCGCTGCGGACGCGGCCGGTCTTCGCGGCGGCGCTCGCGGTGGTGGTGCTGGCGGCCCTGACGGTGACGACGTTCCGCGGCTACATGAACACCGGCGCACGCTCGCTGAGCCAGCGGTACGCGACGCCGGAGTTCGTCCGCTACGACGCGTCGGACGACGCCGCCGCGGCGTGGCTGCACGAGCACGTCGCCCCCGGCGAAACCATCCTCAACAACGCGAACGACGGCTCGACGCTGCTGTACGTCGACTACGACCTGCCGATCCTGAACATCGTGCCGGACGGCCACAGCCCGATCACCGACAACGTGACGCTGCTGGCGATGTTCAACTCGTTCCCGGAGAACCCCGCTGTCCAGGACATCCTGCGGCGCAAGAACGTCAAGTGGGTGTACGCGGACTCGCAGGCCCCGACGGTCGGCACCGACGGCAACCACTGGACGGGCCAGCGGTCGTTCAGCCTGGCCCCCGGCCTGGAGCGGCTGAACGGCCTGCCCGGCCTGACGAAGGTGTTCAGCCGGGGCACCGTGAGCGTCTACCACCTGGACCTGCCGCCGCGGAACCCGCCGCAGGGCTGA
- a CDS encoding glycosyltransferase family 2 protein produces MPALNESASVASVIEQVKRALPSGDLLVVDDGSVDDTAKLARAAGAEVARLAVNLGVGGAMRTGFRYAAARGYDVVVQVDADGQHDPDELDALLRGLDDADIVIGSRFAGKGSYKASGPRKYAMVALSLVFSRLAKTKLTDVTSGFKAMGPRAIKLFAGYYPAEYLGDTVESLVMAIRAKLTIKEIPVIMRERAGGTPSHSPVKSAVYLSRAGLALLLALVRRRPAVDSSDSA; encoded by the coding sequence ATGCCCGCGCTGAACGAGTCGGCGAGTGTCGCTTCGGTCATCGAGCAGGTGAAACGCGCCCTGCCGAGCGGTGATCTGCTGGTCGTCGACGACGGCTCGGTGGACGACACGGCCAAGCTGGCCCGCGCGGCCGGGGCCGAGGTGGCCCGGCTGGCGGTCAACCTCGGAGTCGGCGGCGCGATGCGCACCGGCTTCCGCTACGCCGCCGCCCGCGGGTACGACGTCGTCGTGCAGGTGGACGCGGACGGCCAGCACGACCCGGACGAGCTCGACGCCCTGCTGCGCGGCCTCGACGACGCGGACATCGTGATCGGCTCCCGGTTCGCCGGCAAGGGCTCGTACAAGGCCAGCGGGCCGCGCAAGTACGCCATGGTCGCGCTGTCGCTCGTGTTCTCGCGGCTGGCGAAGACCAAGCTCACCGACGTCACGTCGGGGTTCAAGGCGATGGGCCCGCGCGCGATCAAGCTGTTCGCCGGCTACTACCCGGCGGAGTACCTCGGCGACACCGTGGAGTCCCTGGTGATGGCCATCCGGGCCAAGCTGACCATCAAGGAGATCCCCGTCATCATGCGCGAGCGCGCGGGCGGCACGCCCAGCCACTCGCCCGTGAAGTCGGCCGTCTACCTGAGCCGGGCCGGCCTGGCGCTGCTGCTGGCGCTCGTGCGCCGCCGTCCCGCGGTCGACTCCTCCGACTCGGCGTAA
- a CDS encoding DUF2304 domain-containing protein, translating into MAGWRILSIVVACIVLFVVVEMMRRRKLREKYAGVWLVVAIGVVVLAVLPQAAEFLAKHTGVQTPSNFVFLLAGVVLALVSLHLSTEVGHLEEEVRTSVEEIALLRCELEDAKRELAGRIAELEARTAAPDDVKGLPEVERVTK; encoded by the coding sequence ATGGCCGGTTGGCGCATCCTCAGCATCGTCGTCGCGTGCATCGTGCTCTTCGTCGTCGTCGAGATGATGCGACGGCGGAAGCTGCGGGAGAAGTACGCCGGCGTGTGGCTCGTCGTCGCCATCGGCGTCGTCGTCCTCGCGGTGCTGCCGCAGGCGGCCGAGTTCCTCGCCAAGCACACCGGCGTCCAGACGCCGTCGAACTTCGTCTTCCTCCTCGCCGGTGTCGTGCTGGCGCTCGTCTCGCTCCACCTGTCCACCGAGGTCGGGCACCTCGAGGAAGAAGTGCGCACGTCGGTCGAGGAGATCGCCTTGCTGCGGTGTGAGCTCGAGGACGCCAAGCGGGAACTCGCCGGGCGGATCGCCGAGCTGGAGGCGCGGACCGCCGCGCCGGATGATGTCAAAGGGCTTCCCGAGGTCGAGCGCGTCACCAAGTGA
- a CDS encoding uridine kinase family protein — protein MLAVDGPSGAGKSTLAAQVADRLRARGCRTELVSTDAFATWDDPVAWWPRLVDGVLRPLADGVDGAYRRMDWSTGTPRPGELVRVPVPDVLVLEGVSSGRASVRPLLSHLCWLSGGSAAQRLARAVARDGEAAYAELSRWQRFERGWFAVDGTPEAADTRLS, from the coding sequence ATCCTCGCCGTCGATGGTCCTTCGGGGGCCGGCAAGTCCACTTTGGCCGCTCAGGTCGCCGATCGGCTGCGTGCTCGTGGCTGCCGGACCGAGCTGGTGAGCACCGACGCCTTCGCCACGTGGGACGACCCCGTCGCGTGGTGGCCGCGGCTCGTCGACGGCGTCCTGCGGCCCCTCGCGGACGGCGTCGACGGCGCGTACCGGCGAATGGACTGGTCCACCGGGACACCCCGGCCCGGCGAGCTCGTGCGCGTGCCCGTGCCGGACGTCCTTGTGCTGGAGGGCGTTTCGAGCGGCCGCGCTTCGGTAAGACCTCTGCTTTCGCACCTCTGCTGGCTCTCCGGCGGCTCGGCGGCGCAGCGGCTGGCCCGAGCGGTGGCGCGCGACGGCGAAGCCGCGTACGCGGAACTGAGCCGGTGGCAACGCTTCGAGCGCGGCTGGTTCGCCGTCGACGGCACCCCCGAAGCCGCGGACACCCGACTTTCGTAG
- a CDS encoding ABC transporter substrate-binding protein, with protein sequence MQQLRLTRTRRVALIGLAGALAVSLSACAESKREEGAGGGSGGTMIFGAAGNPKMFDPAFNDEGETFRITRQIYDTLIQNKPGTADLEPSLAEKWEPSNDGKTWTFTLKSGVKFSDGTPMDAAAVCFNFDRWYNMKGAAAQSQMIYYGDVFEGFAKNEGDAGGDPVYKSCEAKDPTTAVLNLNKAKGAFPAAFTLPSFAIQSPTALKQYNADQVTQSGDSFTYSEYANKHPVGTGPFKFESWDQGKGEITLVKNETSPTPAKLDKLIFKVIPDENARKQALKAGDINGYDYPNPADYGLLRNDGEQVLIRPSFNVLYLGINQAGNPKLQDVKVRQALAYGINREQFVKSKLAEGSEVATEFVPKVISGYTDDVTKYPYDPEKAKQLLKEAGADNLTLKFYYPTEVTRPYMPNPADTFTAISEDLKKIGIKIEAHAEPWNGGYKDDVQKFGKQDLHLLGWTGDYNDAGNFVGTFFGREKKEFGFNNPQLFSALAAADASPAGDAHAKAYQEVNKQIMDYLPAVPIAYPTPAIVVGPKVKGLVASPLTDERFNTVTVS encoded by the coding sequence ATGCAGCAATTGCGGCTGACCCGAACACGCCGCGTGGCCCTGATCGGGCTCGCCGGCGCGCTCGCGGTTTCGCTGTCCGCCTGTGCGGAATCCAAGCGTGAAGAGGGCGCCGGGGGTGGTTCCGGAGGCACGATGATCTTCGGTGCGGCCGGCAACCCGAAGATGTTCGACCCCGCGTTCAACGACGAGGGCGAGACCTTCCGGATCACGCGGCAGATCTACGACACGCTGATCCAGAACAAGCCGGGCACCGCCGACCTCGAGCCCTCCCTCGCCGAGAAGTGGGAGCCGAGCAACGACGGCAAGACCTGGACGTTCACCCTCAAGTCGGGCGTGAAGTTCTCCGACGGCACCCCGATGGACGCCGCGGCGGTCTGCTTCAACTTCGACCGCTGGTACAACATGAAGGGCGCCGCGGCCCAGAGCCAGATGATCTACTACGGCGACGTCTTCGAGGGCTTCGCCAAGAACGAGGGCGACGCGGGCGGCGACCCCGTCTACAAGAGCTGCGAGGCGAAGGATCCGACGACCGCGGTCCTCAACCTGAACAAGGCCAAGGGCGCGTTCCCGGCGGCGTTCACCCTGCCGTCGTTCGCGATCCAGAGCCCGACCGCGCTCAAGCAGTACAACGCGGACCAGGTCACCCAGAGCGGTGACTCGTTCACCTACAGCGAGTACGCGAACAAGCACCCGGTCGGCACCGGCCCGTTCAAGTTCGAGAGCTGGGACCAGGGCAAGGGCGAGATCACGCTGGTCAAGAACGAGACCAGCCCGACGCCGGCGAAGCTCGACAAGCTGATCTTCAAGGTCATCCCGGACGAGAACGCCCGCAAGCAGGCCCTCAAGGCCGGCGACATCAACGGCTACGACTACCCGAACCCGGCCGACTACGGCCTGCTGCGCAACGACGGCGAGCAGGTGCTCATCCGCCCGTCGTTCAACGTGCTGTACCTGGGCATCAACCAGGCGGGCAACCCGAAGCTGCAGGACGTCAAGGTCCGCCAGGCGCTGGCCTACGGCATCAACCGCGAGCAGTTCGTGAAGAGCAAGCTGGCGGAGGGTTCCGAGGTCGCGACCGAGTTCGTCCCGAAGGTCATCTCGGGCTACACCGACGACGTCACGAAGTACCCGTACGACCCGGAGAAGGCGAAGCAGCTTCTCAAGGAAGCCGGCGCGGACAACCTGACGCTGAAGTTCTACTACCCGACCGAGGTCACCCGGCCGTACATGCCGAACCCGGCGGACACCTTCACCGCGATCTCCGAGGACCTCAAGAAGATCGGCATCAAGATCGAGGCCCACGCCGAGCCGTGGAACGGTGGCTACAAGGACGACGTGCAGAAGTTCGGCAAGCAGGACCTGCACCTGCTCGGCTGGACCGGTGACTACAACGACGCCGGCAACTTCGTCGGCACGTTCTTCGGCCGCGAGAAGAAGGAGTTCGGCTTCAACAACCCGCAGCTGTTCTCGGCGCTGGCCGCCGCGGACGCCTCGCCCGCCGGCGACGCGCACGCCAAGGCGTACCAGGAAGTGAACAAGCAGATCATGGACTACCTCCCGGCGGTCCCGATCGCGTACCCGACGCCGGCGATCGTGGTCGGCCCGAAGGTGAAGGGTCTGGTGGCGAGCCCGCTCACCGACGAGCGCTTCAACACCGTGACCGTGAGCTGA
- a CDS encoding ABC transporter permease, producing MLRFLVRRLLQAIPTLLILSILVFAWLRSLPGGPATALLGDKATPEKIADLNHVLGLDQPIFLQYFKFLGRALTGDFGNSLVSAQPVMGEITTFLPATIELGLSAMIIAVVIGIPAGYLSARYRGGVVDNVIIVLSLVGVAVPVFFLGYMMQDILASPLGLPSQGRQTAGLDATSITNFALLDGIMTQEWDAVWDAFKHLILPAFALATIPLAVITRITRASVLEVLNEDFIRTANSKGLTQPVVRRRHVLRNGLLPVVTTIGLQTGALLGGAVLTERVFNFRGLGFLLAEGIERRDYPRLQALLLFGAVVYVLVNMLVDISYGIIDPRVRVR from the coding sequence GTGCTCCGTTTTCTCGTGCGTCGGCTGCTACAAGCGATCCCGACGCTCCTCATCCTGTCCATCCTGGTCTTCGCATGGCTGCGTTCCCTGCCCGGCGGTCCCGCCACCGCGCTGCTGGGTGACAAGGCAACGCCCGAGAAGATCGCCGACCTCAACCACGTACTCGGGCTCGACCAGCCGATCTTCCTGCAGTACTTCAAGTTCCTCGGCCGGGCGCTGACCGGCGACTTCGGCAACTCGCTCGTCTCGGCTCAGCCGGTGATGGGCGAGATCACCACGTTCCTCCCGGCGACCATCGAGCTGGGGCTCTCGGCGATGATCATCGCCGTCGTCATCGGCATCCCGGCGGGCTACCTGTCCGCGCGGTACCGCGGTGGCGTCGTCGACAACGTGATCATCGTGCTGAGCCTGGTCGGCGTCGCCGTGCCGGTGTTCTTCCTCGGCTACATGATGCAGGACATCCTGGCCTCGCCGCTCGGCCTGCCGTCGCAGGGCCGCCAGACCGCCGGCCTCGACGCCACGTCCATCACGAACTTCGCCCTGCTCGACGGCATCATGACCCAGGAGTGGGACGCCGTCTGGGACGCGTTCAAGCACCTGATCCTCCCCGCGTTCGCGCTCGCCACCATCCCGCTCGCGGTGATCACCCGGATCACTCGCGCTTCGGTGCTCGAGGTGCTCAACGAGGACTTCATCCGCACGGCCAACTCGAAGGGCCTCACGCAGCCGGTGGTCCGCCGCCGGCACGTGCTGCGCAACGGCCTGCTGCCGGTGGTCACCACCATCGGCCTGCAGACCGGCGCGCTGCTCGGCGGCGCCGTGCTGACCGAGCGGGTGTTCAACTTCCGCGGTCTCGGCTTCCTGCTGGCCGAGGGCATCGAACGGCGTGACTACCCCCGGCTGCAGGCGCTGCTGCTCTTCGGAGCCGTGGTGTACGTGCTGGTGAACATGCTGGTCGACATCTCGTACGGGATCATCGACCCGAGGGTGCGTGTGCGATGA
- a CDS encoding ABC transporter permease has translation MNTLLNKKKEPIDKLAAASGRSLGGEAFRRMLRNPVAITGGVITGLFLLLAIFAPLLAPKDPLERSMQDHVQLGRGIIPGSMPGYPLGVDDFGRDFLSRLIVGAQQTLIVGVLATVIGVLLGVLIGGLAGAFGGWVDTVLMRLVDVMLSFPSLLLAISIAALFAKPSQWTVILAVSMIGVPIFARLLRGSMLAQRDADHVLAATSLGVKRGTIVFRHMLPNSLGPVIVQATLTLATSILEAAALSFLGLGDPDPSRAEWGLMLGKAARQFLDIRPELAYYPAIAIIVVALGFTLLGESLREALDPKNRR, from the coding sequence ATGAACACTCTGCTCAACAAGAAGAAGGAACCGATCGACAAGCTCGCGGCGGCGAGCGGGCGCAGCCTCGGCGGCGAAGCGTTCCGCCGGATGCTGCGCAACCCGGTCGCGATCACCGGTGGCGTCATCACCGGCCTGTTCCTGCTGCTGGCGATCTTCGCACCGCTGCTCGCGCCGAAGGACCCGCTCGAGCGGTCCATGCAGGACCACGTCCAGCTCGGCCGGGGCATCATCCCCGGCTCGATGCCCGGCTACCCGCTCGGCGTCGACGACTTCGGCCGCGACTTCCTCTCCCGGCTGATCGTCGGCGCGCAGCAGACACTGATCGTCGGCGTGCTGGCCACGGTGATCGGCGTGCTGCTGGGCGTGCTCATCGGCGGTCTCGCGGGCGCGTTCGGCGGCTGGGTCGACACCGTTCTCATGCGACTGGTCGACGTCATGCTGTCGTTCCCGTCGCTGCTGCTGGCGATCTCGATCGCGGCGCTGTTCGCGAAGCCGAGCCAGTGGACGGTCATCCTCGCCGTGTCGATGATCGGCGTCCCGATCTTCGCCCGGCTCCTGCGCGGTTCCATGCTGGCCCAGCGCGACGCCGACCACGTGCTGGCGGCGACGTCACTGGGCGTCAAGCGCGGGACGATCGTGTTCCGGCACATGCTGCCGAACTCGCTCGGCCCGGTCATCGTGCAGGCGACCCTGACGTTGGCGACGTCCATCCTGGAGGCCGCGGCGCTGTCGTTCCTCGGTCTGGGCGACCCGGACCCGTCGCGGGCGGAGTGGGGGCTGATGCTCGGCAAGGCCGCGCGCCAGTTCCTCGACATCCGCCCGGAGCTCGCGTACTACCCGGCCATCGCGATCATCGTGGTCGCGCTCGGGTTCACGCTGCTCGGCGAGTCACTCCGCGAAGCCCTCGACCCGAAGAACAGGCGGTGA
- a CDS encoding ABC transporter ATP-binding protein, with protein MALLEVRDLTVQFVRRGEQPFTAVDNVSFDVEPGQTVGLVGESGCGKSVTSLAIMRLLAKRGNKVSGSVRFEGTDLLTLSDKDMRDRRGRDLGMVFQDPLSSLNPVIPIGLQITEVLERHRGMSRKAASVEAVDLLDKVGIPDPSRRLSEYPHQLSGGMRQRALIAIALACRPRLLIADEPTTALDVTIQAQILALLRELVQDTGTALIMITHDLGVVAGLCDEVNVLYGGKIVERAQRHQLFAEPRHPYTHGLLASIPRLDAGRGEKLVPIRGSVADNIPWTSACAFAPRCPNALPVCREVQPQLEPDQGGLLRCHNPVRPAVAAGGGAR; from the coding sequence GTGGCACTCCTTGAAGTCCGTGACCTCACGGTCCAGTTCGTCCGCCGTGGCGAGCAGCCGTTCACCGCGGTGGACAACGTCAGCTTCGACGTCGAGCCGGGCCAGACGGTCGGCCTGGTCGGCGAGTCCGGCTGCGGCAAGTCCGTGACGTCGCTGGCGATCATGCGGCTGCTGGCCAAGCGCGGCAACAAGGTCAGCGGCTCGGTGCGCTTCGAGGGCACGGACCTGCTCACGCTGTCCGACAAGGACATGCGCGACCGCCGCGGCCGCGACCTGGGCATGGTGTTCCAGGACCCGCTGTCGTCGCTGAACCCGGTCATCCCGATCGGGCTGCAGATCACCGAGGTGCTGGAGCGCCACCGCGGGATGTCGCGCAAGGCGGCGTCCGTCGAAGCGGTGGACCTGTTGGACAAGGTCGGCATCCCGGACCCGTCGCGCCGGCTTTCCGAGTACCCGCACCAGCTTTCCGGTGGGATGCGGCAGCGCGCGCTGATCGCGATCGCGCTGGCGTGCCGTCCGCGGCTGCTCATCGCCGACGAGCCGACCACCGCGCTGGACGTGACCATCCAGGCCCAGATCCTGGCGCTGCTGCGGGAACTGGTGCAGGACACCGGCACCGCGCTGATCATGATCACGCACGACCTCGGTGTCGTCGCCGGGCTGTGCGACGAGGTCAACGTGCTCTACGGCGGCAAGATCGTCGAGCGGGCGCAGCGGCACCAGCTGTTCGCCGAGCCGCGGCACCCGTACACGCACGGCCTGCTCGCTTCGATCCCGCGCCTCGACGCGGGCCGCGGCGAGAAGCTGGTCCCCATCCGCGGTTCGGTGGCCGACAACATCCCGTGGACCTCCGCGTGCGCGTTCGCGCCGCGCTGTCCCAACGCGCTGCCGGTCTGCCGCGAGGTCCAGCCGCAGCTGGAGCCCGACCAGGGCGGCCTGCTGCGCTGTCACAACCCCGTGCGGCCCGCGGTCGCCGCGGGAGGAGGAGCCCGATGA
- a CDS encoding ABC transporter ATP-binding protein has product MTRPAGDVLLEVTDLKVHFPIKRGIVIDRTVGHVYAVDGVDLAIRRGETYGLVGESGCGKSTLGRAILRLNEPTSGHVVFDGTDVAALKGEELRKARRRMQMIFQDPLSSLDPRQSVESILVEGMHAHGLDKDKEATQRRLRELLAAVGLPETALRKYPHEFSGGQRQRIGIARALAVEPDLIVADEPVSALDVSVQAQVVNLLEELQDQLGLTYVVIAHDLAVVRHISDRIGVMYLGALVEETDADSLYRDPLHPYTKALLSAIPVPDPQVEDTREQILLAGDLPSPANPPSGCRFHTRCPWRQASLCDTDRPQLREIGSGHRVACHYAEDIRDGRIQPHEVEPELVELTGALNPDLGPPDVGTSAEIL; this is encoded by the coding sequence ATGACCCGTCCTGCTGGTGACGTGCTGCTCGAGGTCACCGACCTCAAGGTGCACTTCCCGATCAAGCGCGGCATCGTGATCGACCGGACGGTCGGGCACGTGTACGCGGTCGACGGCGTCGACCTGGCCATCCGCCGCGGCGAGACCTACGGCCTGGTGGGCGAGTCGGGCTGCGGCAAGTCCACGCTGGGCCGGGCGATCCTGCGGCTCAACGAGCCGACGTCGGGTCACGTGGTCTTCGACGGCACGGACGTCGCCGCGCTGAAAGGGGAGGAACTGCGGAAGGCCCGGCGCCGGATGCAGATGATCTTCCAGGACCCGCTGTCCAGTTTGGACCCCCGCCAGTCGGTCGAGTCCATCCTCGTCGAAGGCATGCACGCGCACGGCCTCGACAAGGACAAGGAGGCCACGCAGCGGCGGCTGCGGGAGCTGCTGGCGGCGGTCGGCCTGCCGGAGACGGCGCTGCGGAAGTACCCGCACGAGTTTTCGGGCGGGCAGCGCCAGCGCATCGGCATCGCGCGGGCGCTGGCCGTGGAGCCGGACCTGATCGTCGCCGACGAGCCGGTGTCCGCATTGGACGTTTCGGTGCAGGCGCAGGTGGTGAACCTGCTGGAGGAGCTGCAGGACCAGCTCGGCCTGACGTACGTGGTGATCGCGCACGACCTCGCGGTGGTGCGGCACATCTCCGACCGCATCGGCGTGATGTACCTGGGCGCGCTGGTGGAGGAGACCGACGCGGACTCGCTCTACCGGGACCCGCTGCACCCGTACACGAAGGCGCTGCTGTCGGCGATCCCGGTGCCGGACCCGCAGGTCGAGGACACCCGGGAGCAGATCCTGCTCGCCGGTGACCTGCCGTCGCCGGCGAACCCGCCGTCGGGCTGCCGCTTCCACACGCGGTGCCCGTGGCGGCAGGCGAGCCTGTGCGACACCGACCGCCCGCAGCTGCGCGAGATCGGCAGCGGGCACCGGGTGGCGTGCCACTACGCGGAGGACATCCGCGACGGGCGCATCCAGCCGCACGAGGTGGAGCCGGAGCTGGTGGAGCTCACCGGGGCGCTGAACCCCGACCTGGGTCCGCCGGACGTCGGCACGTCCGCCGAGATCCTCTGA